The Populus alba chromosome 6, ASM523922v2, whole genome shotgun sequence genome contains a region encoding:
- the LOC118043852 gene encoding leucine aminopeptidase 1: protein MAVIVASLATSLTAAVVRSSFSSSPSLFLTKLKSAPCLRFTFSVSPFDSYRRRGVKLMAHSARATLGLTQPANIDVPKIAFSAKEIDVAEWKGDILAVGVTEKDMAKDDSKKFENSLLKKLDAKLGGQLSEASSEEDFTGKPGQSLVLRLPGLGSKRIGLIGLGQSATNTYNFRNFGEAIAAAAKTAQASDVGIVLASTGSISNESKLNTASAIVSGTVLGTYEDNRYKSDSKKPVLKSVDILGLGTGSDLVKKLKYAEDVSSAVIFGKELVNSPANVLTPAVLAEEASKIASTYSDVLSATILSAEQCIELKMGSYLGVAAASANPPHFIHLCYKPPSGPVKAKLALVGKGLTFDSGGYNIKTGPGCSIEFMKFDMGGSAAVLGAAKAIGQVKPSGVEVHFIVAACENMISGTGMRPGDIVTASNGKTIEVNNTDAEGRLTLADALVYACNQGVEKIIDLATLTGACVVALGPSIAGVFTPSDELANEVFTAAEASGEKLWRMPLEESYWESMKSGVADMVNTGARQGGAITAALFLKQFVDEKVQWMHIDMAGPVSSEKKRTATGFGILTLVEWVQQHSS, encoded by the exons ATGGCTGTTATTGTAGCATCCTTGGCCACTTCACTTACAGCTGCTGTTGTCCGATCATCTTTCTCCTCTTCACCGTCCTTGTTTCTCACGAAGTTGAAGTCAGCTCCTTGTCTTAGATTCACCTTTTCAGTTTCACCCTTTGATTCTTACAGAAGACGAGGAGTCAAACTCATGGCTCACTCAGCTCGTGCCACTCTTGGCCTTACTCAGCCTGCTAACATCGATGTCCCTAAG ATTGCTTTTTCTGCAAAAGAAATTGACGTGGCAGAATGGAAAGGGGATATACTTGCTGTTGGTGTTACGGAGAAAGATATGGCCAAGGATGACAGCAAGAAGTTCGAGAACTCGCTTTTGAAAAAGCTAGATGCTAAGCTGGGTGGTCAATTAAGTGAAGCCTCTTCTGAGGAGGATTTCACAGGAAAACCTGGCCAGTCATTGGTTCTTAGACTTCCAGGTCTTGGTTCCAAAAGAATCGGCTTGATTGGCCTTGGGCAGTCTGcaacaaacacatataattttCGCAATTTTGGTGAGGCCATTGCAGCTGCTGCTAAGACTGCTCAAGCCAGTGATGTTGGCATTGTGCTTGCTTCAACTGGAAGCATCTCAAATGAATCAAAACTTAATACTGCTTCGGCAATAGTATCTG GGACTGTGCTGGGGACATATGAAGATAATAGGTATAAGTCGGATTCAAAGAAACCTGTGCTTAAATCTGTGGATATTCTTGGTCTTGGAACTGGATCTGATCTAGTGAAGAAGCTCAAATATGCTGAAGATGTTTCTTCTGCTGTAATTTTTGGAAAAGAGCTTGTCAATTCACCTGCCAATGTACTCACCCCGG CGGTACTGGCAGAAGAAGCTTCAAAGATTGCTTCCACATACAGCGATGTTCTTTCTGCTACCATCTTGAGTGCAGAGCAGTGCATAGAGTTGAAAATGGGATCCTATTTAGGTGTTGCTGCAGCTTCTGCAAATCCACCCCATTTCATCCATTTGTGTTATAAGCCTCCAAGTGGACCTGTTAAAGCCAAGTTAGCATTAGTTGGAAAAGGATTGACTTTTGACAG tGGTGGCTACAACATCAAGACAGGACCTGGCTGTTCCATTGAGTTCATGAAATTTGATATGGGAGGTTCAGCAGCAGTTTTAGGTGCAGCTAAAGCCATTGGTCAAGTTAAACCTAGTGGGGTTGAG GTCCATTTCATTGTTGCAGCTTGCGAGAATATGATCAGTGGAACTGGTATGAGGCCAGGAGATATAGTTACAGCCTCTAATGGAAAGACAATTGAG GTGAACAACACTGATGCTGAAGGCAGACTTACACTTGCAGATGCTTTAGTTTATGCCTGTAACCAGGGTGTAGAGAAG ATAATTGACTTGGCAACACTAACTGGAGCCTGTGTAGTTGCTCTCGGGCCCTCAATTGCAG GTGTTTTTACACCCAGTGATGAGTTGGCAAATGAGGTATTCACAGCAGCAGAGGCCAGCGGAGAGAAACTCTGGAGGATGCCATTAGAGGAAAGTTACTGGGAGTCCATGAAGTCAGGAGTAGCTGATATGGTAAACACTGGTGCTCGTCAGGGTGGTGCTATCACAGCAGCTCTGTTTTTGAAACAG tttgttgatgagaaggTTCAATGGATGCACATTGACATGGCTGGTCCTGTATCGAGTGAGAAGAAGCGCACCGCAACAGGATTTGGCATCCTAACCCTAGTAGAATGGGTCCAGCAACACTCTTCTTAG